One region of Candidatus Saccharibacteria bacterium genomic DNA includes:
- a CDS encoding right-handed parallel beta-helix repeat-containing protein has product MQGPTVINTWVNNFRSTGIYYYSSSNGTVANNNVLYNVGDGININGSNRVTVSNNTVMVNSAFGIRVSGSLAVTVNANTIAGNGLLAGTNTGGGVLFDGSSSNNAITNNSLRENGASSGTANSSIYIATASNNSITGNSIYDSAGTGQGIHIYDAASVSNYFADNTMVGTGATGIIDNGTTTIWGGQTNASGNFMIQPAGTIELMKNTNIAANQNITFAAGSGNFDQSASSGTLLLARVPSA; this is encoded by the coding sequence TTGCAAGGACCAACCGTCATTAACACTTGGGTCAACAACTTCCGTTCTACTGGTATCTACTACTACAGCAGCTCAAACGGTACCGTTGCCAACAACAATGTCCTTTACAACGTCGGTGACGGTATCAACATCAACGGGAGTAACCGCGTTACCGTCAGTAACAACACCGTCATGGTGAACTCAGCCTTCGGTATCCGTGTCAGTGGGTCACTGGCTGTTACCGTGAATGCCAACACTATTGCCGGCAATGGCCTTCTGGCTGGCACGAACACCGGTGGTGGTGTCTTGTTTGACGGCAGCAGCTCCAACAACGCCATTACCAACAACAGCCTCCGTGAGAACGGTGCCAGCAGTGGTACGGCCAACAGTAGTATTTACATTGCCACTGCTAGCAATAACAGTATTACTGGTAACTCTATCTACGACTCGGCTGGTACCGGTCAGGGTATCCACATCTACGACGCTGCCTCAGTCTCTAACTACTTTGCCGACAACACCATGGTTGGTACTGGTGCTACTGGCATCATAGACAACGGCACTACTACCATATGGGGTGGTCAAACCAATGCCAGCGGCAACTTCATGATACAGCCAGCTGGAACTATTGAGCTGATGAAGAACACTAACATTGCCGCTAACCAGAACATTACCTTTGCAGCTGGGTCTGGTAACTTCGACCAATCTGCTAGTAGTGGTACTTTGCTACTGGCACGGGTGCCGTCAGCCTGA
- a CDS encoding ParA family protein, giving the protein MAYVLAITNQKGGVGKTTTAVNLAAQLATAKRRVLLVDLDPQANSTSSLGVDRETLGATLYDVVIGKASAADIVLPTAIKNLFVLPASPQLAQAEVDLVSTSGREQKLKQALATVDAEIVIIDCPPALGLLTVNALTAANGVLIPVQAEYFALEGLSQLMQTMQLVRKGLNTDLHIFGVVLTMYTKRTVLSEGVKQEVEKHFGEKLFRTVIPRNIRLAEAPSYGKTIFEHDKWSKGARAYKALALEVVKRGNF; this is encoded by the coding sequence ATGGCGTACGTGCTTGCAATAACAAATCAAAAGGGCGGTGTAGGCAAGACGACCACGGCAGTTAATCTCGCTGCCCAGCTTGCAACCGCCAAGCGACGTGTTTTGCTTGTCGACCTTGACCCGCAAGCCAACAGCACGAGTTCGCTTGGAGTTGACAGGGAAACTTTAGGTGCAACATTGTACGACGTTGTTATTGGAAAGGCTAGTGCTGCCGATATCGTCTTGCCTACTGCAATAAAGAATTTGTTTGTGCTACCAGCCAGTCCGCAGTTGGCTCAGGCAGAGGTTGATTTAGTTAGTACTAGTGGGCGTGAGCAAAAACTGAAACAGGCTTTGGCAACCGTAGACGCAGAAATTGTTATTATTGACTGTCCCCCAGCCCTTGGCCTACTGACGGTCAACGCGCTTACGGCCGCGAATGGTGTGCTTATTCCGGTTCAGGCAGAGTATTTTGCGCTGGAAGGTTTAAGCCAACTGATGCAAACCATGCAGCTAGTCCGAAAGGGATTAAATACAGACCTACACATATTTGGAGTAGTTCTAACTATGTATACAAAACGCACGGTGCTTAGTGAAGGGGTGAAGCAAGAAGTTGAGAAACACTTTGGTGAGAAATTATTCCGGACTGTCATTCCTCGTAACATACGCTTGGCTGAAGCACCGAGTTACGGTAAAACTATATTTGAGCACGACAAATGGAGTAAAGGTGCCCGTGCGTACAAGGCATTGGCGCTGGAGGTAGTCAAACGTGGCAACTTCTAA
- a CDS encoding right-handed parallel beta-helix repeat-containing protein, with translation MTIPNSLNVNFSAIVNTDQTTGTGVTIQDLRLEGNKANQSGVIAMVGVDFNNMGGGSGSGARQGAKILHVRSNSWYYNASSNCQGGHGICLRNSSNNTLTGNTVQENGGPGINLESSHNNTLTGNTAQGNNGGIGLNNADNNTVTGNTTQGNSGRGIVSSFSSSNTFSGNTMQGNSNGGISLSLDSNSTVSGNTIHDNGGALTNNGISMGTSDTNTIIGNTITDTGCSTNCYAIDISDSGSDNNYLAGNVFSTTSGTAIINDIGTGTIYAGQAMTAGGLDIRFKQAASASAFQIQSGAIDYLTADTSGNKIQIGSATTDANAILFGLDSYNNATDPTGYNGAMYYNSNTSKFRCYEGGIWTNCAGAAASAIQNQYAGTQTANFNIQSAAAAQVVAVIQGAASQSVDILQVKVSGGNIPFRVSSTGDVTMARNTLYMNTTTTNAQRIYISGNINSGAVSQYGIQNEPIFLPTAGAAGGNIFGFTNTAMLATSSVNIGQIFGSVTGVSTNADYTGTLTAAHGLNIQNPSMSGSKAANYYGISINGVTNNGGNTSGTIKNNQLFIGNTTVGAGAGGILYNVGARIVIPSGSGGTTHNSGLVIADSTASVSGTWSLYNSSAQVSYFASNVTIGTLLTADVTAGNVQIGSATTDATAKQFVLDSYNNSTDPTGVTGGMYYNSALAVFRRYENGAWKDCLTRHLVTLGSDITNNNATANTIANVTGLSFAVTSGRTYRFHANIVYTAAATTTGSRWSVNGPATSLLSYATRYGTTAATEAFTYASAYDNPAASNTDSPSTAGNTAIIEGIVTPSAGGTLTVRFASEVSSSAIVAKAGSTIEWW, from the coding sequence ATAACTATCCCGAACTCTCTGAACGTCAACTTTAGCGCCATCGTCAACACCGACCAAACTACCGGCACCGGCGTTACTATCCAAGACCTAAGACTCGAGGGCAACAAAGCTAACCAATCCGGTGTGATCGCTATGGTAGGTGTTGACTTCAACAACATGGGCGGTGGCTCCGGCTCCGGTGCTCGCCAGGGTGCCAAGATACTGCATGTCCGGTCGAATAGTTGGTACTACAATGCAAGTAGTAACTGTCAGGGCGGTCATGGCATTTGCTTGCGCAACAGCTCCAACAACACACTTACAGGCAACACTGTACAGGAAAATGGTGGCCCCGGCATCAACTTGGAAAGTTCCCACAACAACACCCTTACCGGCAACACCGCGCAGGGCAATAACGGAGGCATTGGTCTCAATAATGCCGACAACAATACTGTCACCGGTAATACTACGCAGGGGAATAGCGGCAGAGGTATCGTCAGCAGCTTTAGCTCCAGCAATACCTTCTCTGGCAACACCATGCAGGGGAATAGTAACGGCGGTATCTCTCTCTCCCTCGACTCTAACAGCACGGTATCCGGCAACACTATCCACGACAACGGTGGAGCGCTCACTAACAATGGCATATCTATGGGCACTTCCGATACTAACACCATCATCGGAAACACTATCACGGATACCGGCTGCAGTACCAACTGCTATGCCATTGACATTAGCGACTCAGGTTCGGACAACAACTATCTCGCCGGGAACGTCTTCAGCACTACTTCTGGCACTGCCATCATCAACGACATTGGTACCGGCACGATCTACGCCGGTCAAGCCATGACAGCCGGTGGTCTTGACATCCGCTTCAAACAAGCCGCCTCCGCTTCTGCCTTCCAAATCCAGAGCGGTGCAATAGACTACCTTACCGCCGACACAAGTGGTAACAAGATCCAAATAGGTTCCGCCACCACTGACGCCAATGCCATTCTCTTCGGCCTAGACAGCTACAACAACGCAACTGACCCCACTGGCTACAACGGAGCCATGTACTACAACAGTAATACCAGTAAGTTCCGGTGTTATGAAGGCGGTATCTGGACAAACTGTGCCGGTGCTGCCGCTAGTGCCATCCAGAACCAGTATGCTGGGACTCAGACTGCAAACTTTAACATACAAAGCGCCGCAGCCGCCCAGGTAGTCGCTGTTATCCAAGGCGCCGCTAGTCAAAGCGTGGATATTCTCCAGGTAAAAGTTTCGGGCGGTAACATACCGTTTCGTGTCAGTTCTACTGGTGACGTGACTATGGCTAGAAACACACTGTATATGAATACGACCACAACCAATGCACAGCGTATATACATTTCTGGCAACATAAATTCCGGCGCTGTTTCGCAGTACGGTATACAAAATGAGCCAATCTTCCTACCAACGGCTGGAGCTGCGGGTGGGAATATATTTGGTTTTACTAACACGGCAATGCTTGCAACCAGTAGCGTAAATATTGGTCAGATATTTGGATCTGTAACGGGCGTTTCAACCAACGCAGATTACACAGGAACCCTTACGGCTGCACACGGCTTAAATATTCAAAATCCATCTATGTCCGGCAGTAAAGCAGCGAACTACTACGGTATTTCTATAAATGGTGTAACAAACAACGGTGGCAATACGTCGGGCACAATTAAGAACAACCAGTTATTCATAGGAAACACGACGGTAGGTGCAGGGGCAGGCGGCATACTTTACAACGTTGGAGCGCGTATTGTAATCCCTTCTGGGTCTGGAGGCACCACTCATAACTCCGGTCTAGTTATAGCCGATAGCACCGCTTCTGTCTCTGGCACATGGTCCCTGTACAACAGTAGCGCCCAAGTAAGTTACTTTGCTAGTAACGTAACCATTGGTACTTTGCTAACAGCCGACGTTACGGCAGGTAACGTTCAGATAGGATCTGCTACAACTGATGCTACTGCAAAACAGTTCGTGTTAGACAGCTACAACAACTCAACTGACCCAACAGGAGTTACGGGCGGCATGTACTACAACAGTGCACTTGCTGTGTTCCGCCGCTATGAAAACGGGGCTTGGAAGGACTGTTTAACGCGCCACCTCGTGACACTTGGTTCAGATATAACCAACAACAACGCAACCGCCAACACCATTGCTAATGTTACAGGTCTCAGTTTTGCGGTTACATCTGGTAGAACGTATCGCTTCCATGCCAATATTGTCTATACGGCTGCTGCTACCACTACAGGCTCTCGCTGGAGCGTCAATGGGCCTGCGACGTCGCTACTTAGCTACGCCACGCGCTACGGAACTACTGCCGCGACGGAGGCCTTTACCTATGCATCGGCGTACGACAACCCGGCGGCAAGCAACACCGATTCGCCAAGTACTGCGGGCAACACTGCAATTATAGAAGGAATTGTCACTCCTTCGGCCGGTGGAACTCTGACTGTCAGATTTGCCTCAGAGGTGTCAAGTTCGGCAATTGTAGCAAAAGCCGGCAGTACTATTGAGTGGTGGTAG